The Micromonospora sp. Llam0 genome includes a window with the following:
- a CDS encoding phosphotransferase codes for MSFSASQTMFAPTDPDAWSALRQHAARVGIMVEGLLHHTDKAIVAAGSRDGEPVVVKLLTTDDPYWIGRREHELGVYRRIAADPPPVVTPRLRYADVRLTVLTRVPGARLADERHLTGDVNGRSVEVVLDTLDAVAAWLPHPPLPEPIADYHGRVDAEHAAGQLDDAGRAALHQLVDASGDTRQVAHGDPLPANLLLADGRCAIIDFEHCGRYLPGYDLALLYTIGAPASPTLARAISGRVHGHDLTVGFAVNLALLIAREVRLHAPLPDNAQKTHRLTALARLRGHAADLIRQAPR; via the coding sequence ATGTCCTTCTCCGCATCCCAGACCATGTTCGCGCCAACCGACCCTGACGCTTGGTCGGCGCTGCGCCAGCACGCTGCCCGGGTCGGGATCATGGTCGAAGGGCTGCTGCATCACACGGACAAGGCGATCGTGGCCGCCGGGTCCCGCGACGGTGAGCCGGTGGTGGTCAAGCTGCTCACCACCGACGATCCGTACTGGATCGGCCGCCGCGAGCATGAACTTGGTGTCTACCGGCGCATCGCCGCAGACCCACCCCCGGTGGTCACGCCCCGGCTGCGGTACGCCGATGTGCGGCTCACCGTCCTCACGCGCGTGCCGGGCGCCCGGCTGGCCGACGAGCGACACCTGACCGGCGATGTGAACGGCCGATCCGTCGAGGTCGTGCTGGATACGCTCGATGCGGTGGCCGCGTGGCTGCCGCACCCGCCGCTGCCGGAGCCGATCGCCGACTACCACGGTCGCGTCGACGCCGAGCACGCCGCCGGCCAGCTCGACGACGCCGGCAGGGCAGCGCTGCACCAGCTCGTGGACGCCAGCGGCGACACCCGGCAGGTCGCGCACGGCGACCCGTTACCGGCCAACCTGCTGCTGGCCGACGGCCGCTGCGCGATCATCGACTTCGAACACTGCGGCCGATATCTTCCCGGCTACGACCTTGCCCTGCTCTACACCATCGGCGCACCGGCCAGCCCGACCCTCGCACGGGCGATCAGCGGCCGGGTCCACGGCCACGACCTCACCGTCGGGTTCGCGGTCAACCTGGCCCTGCTCATCGCCAGGGAGGTCCGCCTCCATGCCCCGCTGCCCGACAACGCGCAGAAGACACACCGCCTCACCGCGCTGGCCCGCCTGCGAGGCCATGCCGCCGACCTGATCCGTCAGGCACCGCGATGA
- a CDS encoding Tat pathway signal protein: protein MRPAQCLSRAELADAVNAALDRLYAARDMTAQYVDARWVGKLERGEHRWPSAERRAALRHVLGATDAEIGLYSPRRTESVLADGRDGPTSGSSEIDTLDPLGDLGSVDVDSLRRHLLRAAASTAVGILAYDASRPARPAARRATSDDADAVREMAQMFSRADQRRGGGHGRAAVTQYLHTDVVGLLAADSDERTRRRLLSAAAEVAYLTGWMAFDDSDHAAARRYLSLAARLAREADDHALTGHILRALAHQALDLSQPQQALELATAAIDTPRYAAASPRERALIGVVHARALAAAGSPQVAAGALIRAENDLRAAEVGDDEPTRVFFFTEAALAHETARTLHLLGDYSGARDQFQRSVHLRQASHFARTHAVTLGYLGTIYAETGEIEQAGDTWAAALDAMSGVRSGRTRQTAANIQMALRPWLHHVPAVRRIDERAAIYLTTA, encoded by the coding sequence ATGCGGCCGGCCCAGTGCCTGTCCCGTGCTGAGCTGGCCGATGCGGTCAACGCCGCCCTTGATCGGCTCTACGCCGCCCGGGACATGACCGCCCAGTACGTGGATGCCCGCTGGGTCGGCAAGCTTGAGCGCGGCGAACACCGGTGGCCCAGCGCGGAACGCCGTGCCGCCCTACGACACGTCCTCGGTGCTACAGACGCGGAAATCGGCCTCTACAGCCCACGGCGCACCGAGTCGGTACTCGCAGACGGCAGGGATGGGCCAACCAGCGGCAGCTCCGAGATCGATACCCTGGACCCATTGGGCGATCTCGGGAGCGTGGACGTGGACTCACTTCGGCGGCATCTGCTACGAGCGGCTGCCTCCACTGCCGTCGGGATCCTCGCTTACGACGCCAGCAGGCCGGCACGGCCGGCAGCCCGCCGTGCGACCAGTGACGACGCCGACGCTGTCCGCGAGATGGCCCAGATGTTCTCTCGGGCCGATCAACGGCGCGGCGGTGGTCACGGACGAGCCGCGGTGACCCAATACCTGCACACCGACGTCGTCGGACTACTCGCCGCCGACAGCGACGAGCGCACCCGGCGTCGACTGCTGTCCGCTGCGGCAGAAGTGGCCTACCTTACCGGTTGGATGGCTTTTGATGACTCGGACCATGCCGCCGCCCGCCGGTACCTCAGCCTCGCGGCACGCTTGGCACGCGAAGCCGATGACCATGCCCTCACCGGACACATTCTCCGTGCTCTGGCCCACCAAGCCCTTGACCTTTCCCAACCGCAGCAGGCGCTGGAGCTCGCCACCGCAGCTATAGACACACCCCGCTACGCTGCCGCAAGTCCGCGTGAACGCGCCCTGATCGGTGTCGTCCACGCTCGCGCACTCGCCGCAGCAGGCAGTCCCCAGGTAGCAGCCGGTGCCCTCATCCGCGCCGAGAACGACCTCCGAGCCGCCGAGGTCGGTGACGACGAACCGACGCGAGTGTTCTTCTTCACCGAGGCCGCGCTCGCGCATGAAACCGCCCGGACACTTCATCTGCTCGGTGACTACAGCGGTGCCCGAGACCAGTTTCAGCGAAGCGTACACCTGCGACAGGCCAGCCATTTCGCTCGCACCCACGCCGTCACCCTCGGATATCTCGGCACGATCTACGCTGAGACGGGCGAGATAGAGCAGGCCGGTGACACTTGGGCCGCAGCCCTCGACGCCATGTCAGGCGTCCGGTCCGGTCGTACACGGCAAACCGCAGCAAATATCCAAATGGCCCTGCGGCCATGGCTCCACCACGTTCCAGCCGTTCGCCGCATAGACGAACGAGCGGCAATCTACCTCACCACCGCATGA
- a CDS encoding carbohydrate kinase family protein, with protein sequence MATIGCFSYLAGVHTLHVEKYPTINYGVEVLNTDQFIAGDGPLVAGLLAALGHDVTLATNQVADDALGAQLNTRLRRWRVQRTTGQLVPDRTPVNIVACDAAGNRTWFSGLRNITAALDGAALGPTAITYIDCYEVLGHAPRNTIAAALDQGSELVLNLGGSPPPPWLSNTLAGHKAAVLQTNADENDESAAHRQLAILQALQIADLTVVTAGRRGAVAASLTTGVVVAPAIAVTVRQVQGAGAAFSAALIHSRARGDDPVSSLAYACASGSLWCTRSLDEPLPRDDEISALMRS encoded by the coding sequence TTGGCGACCATCGGTTGCTTCAGCTACCTTGCCGGCGTCCACACGCTGCACGTCGAGAAATACCCGACCATCAACTACGGCGTCGAGGTCCTCAACACCGACCAGTTCATCGCAGGCGACGGCCCGCTCGTCGCCGGTCTGCTCGCCGCGCTCGGCCACGACGTCACCCTCGCCACCAATCAGGTGGCCGACGACGCGCTGGGGGCGCAACTGAACACGCGACTTCGCCGATGGCGAGTCCAACGCACGACAGGACAGCTGGTTCCAGATCGTACGCCGGTCAACATCGTCGCCTGCGACGCAGCGGGCAACCGCACATGGTTCTCCGGACTGCGCAACATCACCGCCGCCTTGGACGGCGCCGCCCTCGGCCCCACCGCCATCACCTACATCGACTGCTACGAAGTCCTCGGCCACGCGCCGCGAAACACCATCGCAGCAGCCCTTGATCAAGGCTCGGAACTCGTCCTCAACCTCGGCGGCTCACCCCCACCGCCCTGGCTCAGCAACACACTCGCCGGCCACAAAGCAGCCGTGCTGCAGACCAACGCCGACGAGAACGACGAATCCGCCGCACACCGACAACTCGCCATCCTGCAAGCCCTGCAGATCGCAGACCTCACCGTGGTCACCGCCGGCCGCCGAGGAGCGGTTGCAGCAAGCCTCACCACAGGCGTCGTGGTAGCACCAGCCATCGCGGTAACGGTCCGCCAGGTACAAGGCGCGGGAGCGGCGTTCTCCGCAGCTTTGATCCACAGCCGCGCCCGCGGCGACGATCCCGTCAGCAGCCTCGCCTACGCATGCGCCAGCGGCAGCCTCTGGTGCACCCGATCCCTCGATGAACCCTTGCCACGCGACGACGAGATCAGCGCGCTGATGCGCTCGTGA
- a CDS encoding GNAT family N-acetyltransferase, translated as MIITALTVDHLAAVRELMALGAPYIRARDLSDYWLYANLFSSTCPLAVDADGRVRGAVIALRGQDQPDDVYVQDVMTHPDARGRGIARALLTVVADRAAGWGCRRLYLTSEPDNTTAHSAWLSMGFTNMPGDRRVNDIDVITAFKGPGKDRAVYQRLLT; from the coding sequence ATGATCATCACCGCGCTGACAGTCGACCACCTTGCGGCGGTCCGCGAGCTGATGGCCCTGGGCGCCCCCTACATCCGAGCGCGGGACCTGTCCGACTACTGGCTCTACGCGAACCTGTTCTCAAGCACGTGCCCGCTGGCCGTGGACGCGGATGGCCGGGTACGCGGTGCGGTGATCGCTCTGCGCGGCCAGGACCAGCCCGACGATGTCTACGTGCAGGACGTCATGACCCACCCCGACGCCCGGGGCCGTGGAATCGCCCGCGCGTTGCTTACCGTGGTGGCCGACCGCGCCGCCGGCTGGGGATGCCGGCGCCTGTACCTCACCTCCGAGCCGGACAACACCACCGCGCACTCGGCCTGGCTGTCGATGGGATTCACCAACATGCCCGGCGACCGGCGGGTCAACGACATCGACGTGATCACCGCGTTCAAAGGACCGGGCAAGGATCGCGCGGTCTACCAGCGACTACTGACCTGA
- a CDS encoding thiopeptide-type bacteriocin biosynthesis protein produces the protein MPTDHLTINPYRMAALVEATISGTSAEATAAETGIDVNDLADAVQTYKAAGLAALQRQHASIWYHALIRPHDWTTAEALFRVEIAPHLDRLDGEGTPWWFLRKHPYWRIRVRTTDHDAASTLLDELATTGVIADWRPGIYEPETAAFGGDTPMAIVHELFCADSRGMLHYTGADPHSTGRRELSLLHIRALQHSAGLDWFEAADVFDQVAQMRPTPPTADATRVQRLADQMRPLLALPADARTALFAPDGPLTPANDWHLAFIRAGEQYAEAARAGHLRRGARAALAQIVIFHWNRLDLPAHTQAILARAATAAILPGS, from the coding sequence ATGCCTACTGATCACCTGACCATCAACCCATACCGCATGGCCGCCCTCGTCGAGGCCACCATCTCGGGAACCTCAGCGGAGGCAACCGCGGCCGAGACAGGCATCGACGTGAACGACCTCGCCGACGCGGTGCAGACCTACAAAGCCGCCGGGCTCGCCGCCCTGCAACGCCAGCACGCCAGCATCTGGTACCACGCACTCATCAGGCCCCACGACTGGACCACCGCCGAAGCCCTGTTCCGGGTCGAGATCGCCCCACACCTGGACCGGCTCGACGGAGAGGGAACCCCATGGTGGTTCCTGCGCAAACACCCGTACTGGCGGATCAGGGTCCGCACCACCGACCACGACGCCGCCAGCACACTCCTCGACGAACTCGCCACCACCGGCGTGATCGCCGACTGGCGGCCAGGCATCTACGAGCCCGAGACAGCCGCGTTCGGTGGAGACACGCCCATGGCCATCGTGCACGAACTGTTCTGCGCCGACAGCCGAGGCATGCTCCACTACACCGGAGCCGACCCCCATTCGACCGGTCGCCGGGAACTGTCCCTACTGCACATCCGGGCACTCCAACACAGCGCGGGACTCGACTGGTTCGAGGCAGCGGACGTGTTCGATCAGGTAGCCCAGATGCGACCCACCCCTCCGACCGCCGACGCGACCCGGGTCCAACGACTCGCCGACCAGATGCGACCCCTGCTCGCCCTCCCGGCCGACGCCCGCACGGCGTTGTTCGCCCCCGATGGCCCACTCACCCCGGCCAACGACTGGCACCTGGCCTTCATACGAGCCGGCGAGCAGTACGCCGAAGCAGCCCGCGCGGGCCACCTCCGCCGTGGCGCCCGAGCCGCCCTCGCCCAGATCGTGATCTTCCACTGGAACCGACTCGACCTGCCCGCCCACACCCAAGCAATCCTCGCCCGCGCCGCGACCGCCGCCATCCTGCCCGGGAGCTGA
- a CDS encoding formyltransferase family protein has protein sequence MTAFPAAAMRPHRFPVQQDLDADFTLADLARIRADPGPIPRSQHRGFDVAAYEQQVWQLDRPIDDGRLLDWEGPASTTATIGEPSASDLALLHAFEVCGLWHPPVAHNLDGLSAPRACVWLAVADRWILLSHTSADLRLLNAACKLIGAVWTRWHTAAGDGWPSLARSLAHTARLLSDATHHLTGRLNHHPPPTATATTAPFWQTPPTLPGEAPSIVVLAGAGSAGAQQFLSDLPHPSPVDAVCWYDAPSNAIPASSAYASAWYPPEPAASGPPGRPGVRRSDLRHHTARTWDDVTGIIRSHRTDLLVLIGMPIVPTPVLRQARLGVINAHNGALPQYRGMDAVGWAVLNNDPIICTLHLAAPAVDQGDILATAPVPYEPPASLRRRVKATQLDLLLAVTLHAAATGRLPEGSPQGPGRQYYRLHPHLKRVLDTRKGNPAGRK, from the coding sequence ATGACGGCCTTCCCTGCAGCCGCGATGCGGCCACACCGATTCCCCGTACAACAGGACCTCGACGCCGACTTCACCCTCGCCGACCTCGCCCGCATCCGCGCCGATCCCGGTCCGATACCGAGAAGCCAGCATCGTGGGTTCGACGTCGCGGCGTACGAGCAGCAGGTATGGCAGCTCGACCGGCCCATCGATGACGGCCGCCTGCTCGACTGGGAAGGACCGGCGAGCACGACGGCCACCATCGGGGAGCCGAGTGCATCGGACTTGGCGCTGCTGCACGCCTTCGAGGTCTGCGGACTCTGGCACCCACCGGTGGCGCACAACCTGGACGGCCTGAGCGCACCCCGGGCATGCGTATGGCTCGCGGTCGCCGACCGGTGGATTCTGTTGTCACACACCTCCGCCGACCTGCGATTACTCAACGCCGCCTGCAAACTCATCGGCGCGGTCTGGACCCGTTGGCACACCGCAGCCGGCGATGGATGGCCGTCGCTGGCACGGTCACTCGCCCACACCGCGCGCCTGCTCAGCGACGCCACGCACCACCTCACAGGCCGGCTCAACCACCACCCGCCGCCTACGGCCACGGCAACCACCGCCCCGTTCTGGCAGACACCGCCGACGCTGCCGGGTGAGGCACCATCCATCGTGGTCCTCGCCGGCGCCGGATCCGCCGGCGCACAGCAGTTCCTCTCCGACCTGCCGCATCCGTCACCGGTCGACGCCGTCTGCTGGTATGACGCTCCCAGCAACGCAATCCCAGCCAGCTCGGCCTACGCCAGCGCCTGGTACCCGCCCGAGCCGGCAGCCTCCGGCCCTCCCGGCCGTCCTGGTGTGCGGCGATCCGACTTGAGGCATCACACCGCGCGAACCTGGGATGACGTCACCGGCATCATCCGCTCTCACCGCACCGACCTCCTCGTGTTGATCGGCATGCCGATCGTGCCCACCCCTGTATTGCGCCAGGCCCGCCTCGGCGTCATCAACGCGCACAACGGCGCCCTTCCTCAGTACCGCGGGATGGACGCCGTCGGCTGGGCCGTGCTGAACAACGACCCCATCATCTGCACCCTGCACCTAGCCGCGCCCGCCGTCGACCAGGGCGACATCCTCGCCACCGCGCCTGTTCCGTACGAGCCACCCGCCAGCCTGCGCCGCCGCGTCAAAGCAACCCAACTGGACCTGCTACTCGCCGTGACCCTGCACGCCGCCGCCACCGGACGGCTTCCGGAAGGGTCCCCCCAAGGCCCCGGCCGCCAGTACTACCGCCTCCACCCGCACCTCAAGCGCGTCCTCGACACCCGCAAGGGCAACCCCGCCGGAAGGAAGTGA
- a CDS encoding SAM-dependent methyltransferase — protein sequence MDSQRFDILTLAVVVGGRMEPTDDYWGGTRSVIRIDSERFAPDATAGLEDFSHLEVVFRFHLTDPTDLHLGARRPRDNPEWPPVGIFGHRNMRRLNWLGVSRCKLLAVDGLDLHVEDLDAVDGTPVIDIKPWFSAMGPRGEIREPRWTGDMLRHYYDEGGK from the coding sequence GTGGATTCCCAGAGGTTCGACATCCTGACCCTCGCTGTCGTCGTCGGTGGCCGCATGGAGCCAACCGATGACTATTGGGGCGGCACTCGATCAGTAATCCGGATCGATTCGGAAAGATTCGCACCCGACGCAACCGCTGGACTGGAGGACTTCTCTCACCTCGAAGTGGTTTTCCGGTTCCACCTCACGGATCCCACAGACCTGCACCTTGGCGCACGCCGGCCACGGGACAACCCGGAGTGGCCGCCGGTCGGCATTTTCGGCCACCGCAACATGCGCCGCCTCAATTGGCTCGGTGTCTCCCGCTGCAAGCTCCTCGCTGTCGATGGGCTCGACCTGCACGTCGAGGATCTCGATGCTGTCGATGGTACGCCCGTTATCGACATCAAGCCCTGGTTCAGTGCCATGGGTCCGCGCGGTGAAATTCGCGAACCGAGATGGACTGGCGACATGCTGCGGCATTACTATGACGAAGGCGGCAAGTAG
- a CDS encoding NUDIX hydrolase: protein MDRTDGPRIIVEDLASRVVPLDPRERQDQADIVAWVRSGAPLFRTVPPTTPPQHLAVYFALFDEARRALMMVDHVKAGCWLLPGGHVDDGEDPRTTVVREAREELGIDVRFHGGLGDQPFFLSVTQTRGQHSHTDVTFWFVLHGDRAEAMTPDPGEFRGTAWFDLDEPVDWSAAHFDPHMARFVTKLSAALVTSASAR, encoded by the coding sequence ATGGATCGCACCGATGGGCCACGGATAATCGTCGAGGATCTCGCGTCGCGGGTTGTGCCGCTCGATCCGCGTGAGCGGCAGGATCAGGCTGACATTGTGGCTTGGGTGCGCTCCGGCGCGCCGCTGTTTCGGACTGTTCCTCCAACAACGCCGCCGCAGCATTTGGCCGTTTACTTCGCTCTTTTTGATGAGGCTAGACGGGCTTTAATGATGGTGGACCATGTGAAGGCAGGCTGCTGGCTGTTGCCCGGCGGCCACGTAGACGACGGTGAGGATCCGCGGACAACGGTGGTACGTGAGGCGCGTGAGGAGCTCGGCATCGATGTCCGGTTCCACGGAGGGCTGGGTGATCAGCCCTTCTTCCTGTCGGTGACGCAGACTCGGGGACAGCACAGCCATACCGATGTGACCTTCTGGTTCGTGTTGCACGGTGACCGTGCGGAGGCGATGACGCCTGATCCTGGTGAGTTCCGAGGTACCGCCTGGTTCGACCTGGATGAGCCGGTTGACTGGTCCGCTGCTCATTTCGATCCGCACATGGCGCGGTTCGTGACGAAGCTGAGCGCGGCGCTGGTCACGAGCGCATCAGCGCGCTGA
- a CDS encoding DegT/DnrJ/EryC1/StrS aminotransferase family protein produces the protein MSILAAHGGPPTIDVPGPHYQWPTIDADFEQAILAQTRRSLSDRDASGVLGEFEQAFAAFVGAPHVVSFASGTAAIHAMSRIAGLRPGDAVIAPAYTFPATATPFAFEGVEVLFADADEYGNVTADTLAAQLQPNVRAVIVTHMWGNPCDMTAIAAFCRARDLLLLEDCSHAHFASWAGQHVGSLADMAVYSTNQKAITTGEGGILTMNDNRYRELALLFGHYNKRCQVEIDPGADYYPFAYTGMGLKHRMHPLAAAIGVHQLQRASQIEQRRRQILGRVTASLANNPVITTAVVPDRLGRHGLYVIGLRFRPDNATVTRNEFVKLCLAEGATEVDVPGSTRDISAEPLFARPDPHAPYRNVTVSPRNLPGVRRFQDTFVKIPIWGHPDDDELVDGYLAALTKVSAAVAA, from the coding sequence GTGTCCATCCTCGCCGCCCACGGCGGACCGCCCACGATCGACGTGCCCGGGCCGCACTACCAGTGGCCCACCATCGACGCCGACTTCGAGCAGGCCATCCTCGCGCAGACCCGGCGCTCACTGTCGGACCGCGACGCCTCCGGGGTGCTCGGCGAATTCGAGCAGGCGTTCGCCGCGTTCGTCGGCGCACCGCACGTGGTGTCGTTCGCCAGCGGCACCGCCGCCATCCACGCCATGAGCCGCATCGCCGGGCTGCGCCCCGGCGACGCCGTCATCGCACCCGCGTACACCTTCCCCGCGACCGCCACACCGTTCGCGTTCGAAGGCGTCGAGGTGCTGTTCGCCGACGCCGACGAATACGGCAATGTCACCGCCGACACTCTCGCCGCGCAGCTGCAACCGAACGTCCGCGCGGTCATCGTCACGCACATGTGGGGCAACCCGTGCGACATGACCGCCATCGCCGCGTTCTGCCGGGCGCGTGATCTGCTACTGCTGGAGGACTGTTCCCACGCCCACTTCGCGTCCTGGGCCGGGCAACATGTCGGCAGCCTCGCGGATATGGCGGTGTACTCGACCAACCAGAAGGCGATCACCACCGGTGAGGGCGGCATTCTCACCATGAACGACAACCGGTACCGCGAACTCGCCCTGTTGTTCGGCCACTACAACAAACGCTGCCAAGTTGAGATCGACCCAGGTGCTGACTACTACCCGTTCGCATACACCGGCATGGGCCTCAAGCACCGCATGCATCCACTCGCCGCCGCCATCGGCGTCCATCAACTCCAACGGGCAAGCCAGATCGAACAGCGCCGCCGGCAGATCCTCGGCCGCGTCACCGCCAGCCTCGCCAACAACCCGGTCATCACCACCGCAGTCGTGCCCGACCGGCTCGGTCGGCACGGCCTGTACGTGATCGGCCTGCGGTTCCGTCCGGACAACGCCACGGTGACCCGCAACGAGTTCGTCAAGCTCTGTCTCGCAGAAGGAGCGACCGAGGTCGACGTGCCGGGCTCCACCCGCGACATCAGCGCCGAACCTCTGTTCGCCCGGCCCGATCCCCACGCCCCGTATCGGAATGTCACGGTGAGTCCCAGGAACCTGCCCGGCGTGCGGCGTTTCCAGGACACCTTCGTCAAGATCCCTATCTGGGGACACCCCGACGACGACGAGCTCGTCGACGGCTACCTCGCCGCGCTGACCAAGGTCAGCGCCGCCGTCGCGGCATGA
- a CDS encoding endonuclease: protein MSDDVMQGLLFAGFGDQPAVDDRVADTELRLCTININRPSPGRAQRLADWLAATGCNAIVLTEVQAGPACDLIRTTLDAHGYLLQTAPGWRDQRFHTIVAAKGFRLDAVEPPGFDPRITAVDLSSAGGTIRLVGVYAPTNGMTPDSSQRRRAFQQQFTAYLADIFHPRLCVTGDLNVVEPGHRPHLPNFEDHDYAFYRGLLNLGLQDAYRNCHPDGTDHSWISPRFGSQRLDHALLADSSALSSCVYDHAPRLQELTDHSALQLVAGLTG, encoded by the coding sequence ATGAGCGACGACGTCATGCAGGGACTGCTCTTCGCCGGGTTCGGCGACCAACCCGCCGTCGACGACCGTGTCGCCGACACTGAGCTGCGCCTATGCACCATCAACATCAACAGGCCCAGTCCCGGCCGCGCCCAGCGCCTCGCCGACTGGCTCGCAGCCACAGGCTGCAACGCGATCGTGCTCACCGAGGTCCAAGCCGGACCGGCGTGCGACCTGATCCGCACCACTCTCGACGCCCACGGCTACCTCCTGCAGACCGCACCTGGCTGGCGCGACCAGCGTTTCCACACAATCGTCGCGGCCAAAGGCTTCCGCCTCGACGCCGTCGAGCCACCCGGATTCGATCCACGGATCACTGCGGTAGACCTCTCCTCGGCCGGCGGAACCATCCGGCTCGTCGGCGTATACGCACCGACCAACGGGATGACCCCGGACAGCAGCCAGCGTCGCCGCGCCTTCCAACAACAGTTCACCGCGTACCTCGCGGACATCTTCCACCCGAGACTGTGCGTCACCGGGGATCTCAACGTCGTCGAACCCGGGCACCGGCCACACCTGCCCAACTTCGAAGACCACGACTACGCCTTCTATCGAGGCCTGCTCAACCTCGGACTACAGGACGCCTACCGCAACTGTCACCCCGACGGCACAGATCACAGCTGGATCAGCCCGCGATTCGGGTCCCAACGCCTCGACCATGCCCTCCTAGCCGACAGCAGCGCTTTGTCCTCGTGCGTCTACGACCACGCTCCGCGTCTGCAGGAACTCACCGATCACTCAGCCCTGCAACTGGTCGCCGGCCTCACCGGCTAG